A section of the Roseomonas marmotae genome encodes:
- a CDS encoding LolA family protein: MFRRSLLASALLPLLPSLAMAQAGGDRAATLARIEAYLNGLTTLRARFLQIASNGGSAEGTAMIWRPGRMRFEYDPPEPLLLVASDGQFLHYDKELHQPSIVPVSSTPLGFLLRPQIRFTGDLEVTALERGGGLLRVTMRRREAPGEGSLTLVFAEDPMELRQWVVVDAQGQQTRVTLTQIQTGVRFDPLVFAFNDPRFFEQQVR; encoded by the coding sequence ATGTTCCGACGCTCGCTGCTGGCTTCCGCCCTGCTTCCGCTGCTGCCCTCCCTGGCCATGGCCCAGGCGGGGGGAGACCGTGCCGCCACCCTGGCGCGGATCGAGGCCTATCTGAACGGCCTGACGACGCTGCGCGCCCGCTTCCTGCAGATCGCCTCCAACGGCGGCAGCGCGGAGGGGACGGCGATGATCTGGCGCCCCGGGCGCATGCGCTTCGAATACGACCCGCCGGAGCCGCTGCTGCTGGTGGCCTCGGACGGGCAGTTCCTGCACTACGACAAGGAACTGCACCAGCCCAGCATCGTGCCGGTCAGCTCCACGCCGCTCGGCTTCCTGTTGCGGCCGCAGATCCGCTTCACCGGCGACCTGGAGGTGACGGCGCTGGAACGCGGCGGCGGGCTGCTGCGCGTGACCATGCGGCGGCGGGAAGCCCCAGGCGAAGGCAGCCTGACCCTGGTCTTCGCCGAGGACCCGATGGAGCTGCGGCAATGGGTGGTGGTGGATGCCCAGGGCCAGCAGACGCGGGTGACGCTGACGCAGATCCAGACCGGCGTGCGGTTTGACCCGCTGGTCTTCGCCTTCAACGACCCCCGCTTCTTCGAACAGCAGGTGCGCTGA
- the ddpX gene encoding D-alanyl-D-alanine dipeptidase, with protein sequence MLQPLTEADGLILDIRYATPDNLAGRPIYSRPVALLLPEGRARLLAARDQAAALGLRIKIFDAFRPIEAQWALWHAVEDKRFVSDPRRGGVHPRGAAVDLTLCDAATGAELPMGTGFDAVDPASAHGSLAVPVADQRNRALLLGLMVAAGFEPYLLEWWHYQLPQPRRFPVLSASAVPDGPM encoded by the coding sequence ATGCTGCAGCCGCTGACCGAGGCCGATGGCCTCATCCTCGATATCCGTTACGCCACGCCGGACAACCTGGCCGGCCGGCCCATCTACAGCCGCCCCGTGGCGCTGCTGTTGCCGGAGGGCCGGGCGCGGCTGCTGGCGGCGCGCGACCAGGCCGCCGCGCTGGGGCTGCGGATCAAGATCTTCGACGCCTTCCGGCCGATCGAGGCGCAATGGGCGCTCTGGCACGCGGTGGAGGACAAGCGCTTCGTCTCCGACCCCCGGCGGGGCGGCGTGCATCCGCGCGGCGCCGCCGTGGACCTGACGCTCTGCGATGCGGCCACGGGGGCGGAACTGCCGATGGGCACGGGCTTCGACGCGGTGGACCCGGCCTCGGCGCATGGCAGCCTGGCGGTGCCGGTGGCCGACCAGCGCAACCGGGCGCTGCTGCTGGGGCTGATGGTGGCGGCGGGCTTCGAGCCCTATCTGCTGGAATGGTGGCACTACCAGCTGCCGCAACCCCGGCGCTTTCCCGTGCTGTCGGCCAGCGCGGTCCCGGACGGGCCGATGTGA